A genomic window from Elaeis guineensis isolate ETL-2024a chromosome 3, EG11, whole genome shotgun sequence includes:
- the LOC105040538 gene encoding casein kinase 1-like protein HD16 has translation MPELRSGVRRGRAQPNPIVQAEQPAAGRRRRAARNKQQAAGDENVVTRSAERKEEIRFLEGGGEIGEDKKEGVGERRMDEFDSGGRSADKLAGGEDEGSTAPVPEKVQIGNSPVYRIERKLGKGGFGQVYVGRRISATNANDRTTGPNAVEVALKFEHRSSKGCNYGPPYEWQVYNILGGIHGVPQVHYKGRQGDYYVMVMDMLGPSLWDVWNNNSHTMSIEMVACIAIEAISILEKMHSKGYVHGDVKPENFLLGPPGTPDEKKLFLVDLGLATRWKDTATGQHVEYDQRPDVFRGTVRYASVHAHLGRTGSRRDDLESLAYTLIFLLRGRLPWQGYQGENKGFLVCKKKMATSPESLCCFCPQPFKQFVEYVVNLKFDEEPNYAKCISLFDGIVGPNPDIRPINTDGAQKLIYQVGQKRGRLMIEDEDEEQPKKKVRMGMPATQWVSVYNARRPMKQRYHYNVADARLAQHIEKGNEDGLFISSVASCTNLWALIMDAGTGYTAQVYELSPCFLHKEWIMEQWEKNYYISALAGANNGSSLVVMSKGTQYAQQSYKVSDSFPFKWINKKWKEGFYVTAMATAGSRWAVVMSRNAGFSDQVVELDFLYPSEGIHRRWDSGYRITATAATWDQAAFVLSVPRRKPADETQETLRTSAFPSQHVKEKWSKNLYIASICYGRTVS, from the exons ATGCCGGAGCTCCGCAGCGGAGTGCGCAGGGGCCGGGCACAGCCGAATCCGATAGTCCAGGCCGAGCAACCGGCAGCCGGCAGGAGAAGGAGGGCAGCGAGGAACAAGCAGCAGGCGGCGGGTGATGAGAACGTGGTGACGAGGTCCGCCGAGCGGAAGGAGGAGATCAGGTTTCTCGAGGGCGGAGGGGAGATCGGGGAGGATAAGAAGGAAGGGGTTGGGGAGAGGAGGATGGATGAGTTTGACAGTGGTGGCAGGAGCGCCGATAAGCTCGCTGGCGGGGAGGATGAGGGGAGCACCGCGCCGGTTCCAGAAAAG GTCCAGATTGGCAATTCACCGGTGTATCGAATTGAAAGGAAGCTTGGGAAAGGAGGCTTTGGACAAGTATATGTTGGTCGCCGTATATCTGCTACCAATGCAAATGATCGGACTACTGGTCCTAATGCTGTAGAG GTGGCATTGAAATTTGAGCACCGGAGCAGCAAAGGATGTAACTATGGACCCCCTTATGAATGGCAGGTCTACAA CATTCTTGGTGGCATTCATGGTGTGCCTCAAGTCCATTACAAAGGCCGCCAAGGTGACTATTATGTCATG GTCATGGATATGCTGGGTCCAAGTCTATGGGATGTTTGGAATAATAATTCTCACAC AATGTCTATTGAAATGGTTGCATGTATTGCTATTGAAGCAATCTCCATATTGGAGAAGATGCATTCTAAAGG TTATGTGCATGGAGATGTGAAGCCTGAGAATTTTTTACTTGGCCCTCCTGGAACTCCTGATGAGAAGAAACTTTTTCTTGTTGATCTTGGATTAG CCACTAGGTGGAAGGACACTGCTACGGGTCAGCATGTTGAGTATGACCAAAGGCCAGATGTTTTCAG GGGAACAGTGCGCTATGCTAGTGTGCATGCTCACCTGGGAAGAACTGGGAGCAGGAGAGATGATTTAGAATCCCTTGCTTACACCCTCATTTTTCTCCTCCGTGGCCGTCTACCTTGGCAGGGATACCAG GGCGAGAATAAGGGCTTCCTTGTTTGCAAGAAAAAGATGGCTACTTCTCCAGAGTCTTTGTGTTGCTTTTGCCCACAACCATTTAAACAGTTTGTTGAGTATGTTGTCAACTTAAAGTTTGATGAAGAACCCAATTATGCAAAGTGCATCTCCCTTTTTGATGGCATAGTAGGTCCGAATCCAGATATTAGGCCGATCAACACAGATGGTGCTCAGAAG CTTATATACCAGGTTGGTCAAAAGAGAGGCCGGCTGATGATCGAAGATGAGGATGAAGAGCAACCAAAGAAGAAGGTCCGAATGGGGATGCCCGCAACACAATGGGTTAGTGTCTACAATGCTAGGCGTCCCATGAAGCAAAG GTATCACTACAATGTTGCAGATGCAAGACTCGCACAACATATTGAGAAAGGAAATGAAGATGGATTATTCATTAGCTCGGTTGCTTCTTGCACAAATCTGTGGGCCCTGATTATGGATGCCGGCACTGGTTATACCGCTCAAGTTTATGAACTCTCACCATGTTTTCTTCACAAA GAATGGATAATGGAACAGTGGgagaaaaattattatattagtgCACTGGCGGGGGCAAATAACGGAAGTTCTTTGGTTGTGATGTCAAAAG GTACACAGTATGCACAGCAGTCCTACAAAGTAAGCGATTCATTTCCATTTAAGTGGATAAACAAAAAATGGAAGGAGGGATTCTATGTAACCGCCATGGCCACTGCAGGTAGCAGATGGGCAGTTGTCATGTCTCGAAATGCTGGTTTTTCAGATCAG GTTGTGGAGCTTGATTTCTTATACCCCAGCGAAGGTATTCATCGGAGGTGGGATAGTGGTTATCGTATAACGGCAACTGCTGCAACATGGGATCAGGCAGCTTTTGTTCTTAGTGTACCCAGACGGAAGCCTGCAGATGAAACACAAGAGACTCTCAGAACCTCAGCCTTTCCTAGTCAACATGTGAAG GAAAAATGGTCAAAAaatctctatattgcatccatatgCTATGGCAGAACGGTATCATGA
- the LOC105040539 gene encoding uncharacterized protein, with product MESSVAKRLWQIVRAVYYMIRKGISKRKLLLLDLHHLLDRGKIAGKALGNLMTFHHHHHHHHHGDASAFSGFSCRSLDPNLSYYNPREVEFSCSNTPAHPSFLTAKRKHSHRHDFYNYDVAAVAKAFEILNSEESDTESLMASPSPAPIWSSFGRSPAVVRQLRITDSPFPIREEEEADGYVDRAAEEFIRRFYEQLRLQRSVAATPEYTFPREPLVGRA from the coding sequence ATGGAATCAAGCGTGGCCAAGCGGCTGTGGCAGATCGTACGGGCGGTGTACTACATGATCCGTAAGGGAATCTCCAAGCGCAAGCTGTTGCTGTTGGACCTCCACCACCTCCTCGACCGCGGCAAGATCGCCGGAAAAGCCCTCGGCAACCTTATGACCTtccatcaccaccaccaccaccaccaccacggcGACGCCTCTGCCTTCTCGGGGTTCTCTTGCCGGTCCTTGGATCCCAACCTCTCCTACTACAACCCCCGGGAGGTGGAGTTCAGCTGCAGCAACACCCCCGCCCATCCTTCCTTCCTCACCGCCAAGCGAAAGCATAGCCACCGCCACGACTTCTACAACTACGACGTCGCCGCCGTCGCAAAGGCCTTCGAGATCCTCAACTCCGAGGAATCGGATACGGAGTCGCTAATGGCATCACCCTCACCAGCCCCGATTTGGAGCAGCTTCGGTAGGAGCCCGGCGGTGGTGCGGCAGCTGAGGATAACCGACTCGCCGTTCCCGataagggaggaggaggaggccgacGGATACGTGGATCGGGCGGCGGAGGAGTTCATTAGGAGGTTCTACGAGCAGCTTCGCCTCCAGAGAAGCGTCGCGGCCACACCGGAGTATACATTCCCCCGCGAGCCGCTGGTCGGCCGAGCTTGA